In Candidatus Binatia bacterium, a single genomic region encodes these proteins:
- a CDS encoding ABC transporter permease: MSLSFWQNVLAIAYKEATLLRRSVVVIGAVVAQPVIFLLLFGFVLSSKPANVPWAVLDRSHSELSRRLVAETQASGYFLPRREVASYEQGIEWLRRGKILALLVLPPELSRDAERGGARVQILLDGADPIAAARIGGYMKAIAASVETTAGLDTDERFAAAPVELRQRFWFNPTLADSNFLLVSLAGMLLTNLCLSVASFGLVSEREDGTWEQTLALPVTVVELVIGKLIPDVVLCYGILTISILGPGIFFGVWPAGSILALAILTLPFVLATLGVGVFISTLASTVAQAVFISVFAIMPSFVLSGVMMPYQLMPTGPRWVGAIAPLRWYQIGLRRIVARGGGLEDVLVPMLAVSVMFAAFLALIRLRTRPRLG, encoded by the coding sequence GTGAGCTTGTCGTTCTGGCAGAACGTGCTCGCGATCGCGTACAAGGAGGCGACGCTGCTGCGGCGCAGCGTCGTCGTCATCGGCGCCGTCGTCGCGCAGCCGGTGATCTTCCTGCTGCTGTTCGGATTCGTGCTGTCGAGCAAGCCGGCCAATGTGCCGTGGGCGGTGCTCGACCGCAGCCACAGCGAGCTTTCGCGCCGCCTGGTCGCCGAGACCCAGGCGAGCGGCTATTTCCTGCCGCGCCGCGAGGTCGCCAGCTACGAGCAGGGCATCGAGTGGCTGCGCCGCGGCAAGATCCTTGCGCTGCTGGTGCTGCCTCCCGAGCTTTCGCGCGACGCCGAGCGCGGCGGAGCCAGGGTGCAGATCCTGCTGGACGGCGCCGATCCGATCGCCGCCGCGCGCATCGGCGGCTACATGAAAGCGATCGCCGCGTCGGTCGAGACGACGGCGGGGCTGGACACCGACGAGCGCTTTGCCGCAGCCCCGGTCGAGCTGCGCCAGCGCTTCTGGTTCAACCCTACGCTGGCCGACAGCAACTTCCTGCTGGTCAGCCTGGCGGGAATGCTGCTGACGAACCTTTGCCTGTCGGTCGCCAGCTTCGGGCTGGTCAGCGAGCGCGAAGACGGCACCTGGGAACAGACGCTGGCGCTGCCGGTCACCGTCGTCGAGCTGGTGATCGGAAAGCTGATTCCCGACGTCGTGCTCTGTTACGGGATCCTCACGATCTCGATCCTCGGTCCCGGCATTTTCTTCGGCGTCTGGCCGGCCGGCAGCATCCTCGCGCTCGCGATCCTGACGCTTCCGTTCGTGCTGGCCACGCTCGGCGTCGGCGTCTTCATTTCGACGCTCGCCTCGACCGTGGCCCAGGCCGTGTTCATCTCGGTCTTCGCGATCATGCCGTCGTTCGTGCTTTCGGGCGTGATGATGCCGTACCAGCTCATGCCGACCGGCCCGCGCTGGGTGGGAGCCATCGCGCCGCTTCGCTGGTACCAGATCGGGCTGCGCCGCATCGTCGCCCGCGGCGGCGGCCTCGAAGACGTGCTGGTCCCGATGCTGGCCGTCTCGGTCATGTTCGCCGCCTTCCTGGCGCTGATCCGCCTTCGAACCCGCCCGCGTCTCGGCTGA